gctgggccatatacccagacctctcacctaTGCCTAACATCTAAAGCTGGAAGCCCcgaccgagccacataccgggtccggGTCACAATCCAGtccgacgcactcacatgtgtcgtcaccACCATcttccacttgtccatcttcagagcagattgaggtaCCAACCTTGGCAGGttcctccgccatcgacgccaccatgacgccaaataACGACCACCACCTATGCCAGTCCATCTCCAAGCCGAAGGAGCGCTACCACAAGATGAAGACCGGCGGTAGAATATATGAAACGTTGCACACATTGCTGCCGCCAAACACCTCACACGCACCGCAAAGCGCCCACCGTGCTTCCGAGAATCCgaggcgacgccttcaagaaggagcacGACGAGGGTACGACGCCGTCGCCCACAAGGGGAACTTGAGCTTTCGCCCAACAAAAGATCACAGTGAAAGATGGGAGAGGACCTCGACAAGGCCTCCAAGAAGGGAACGGACGCCCAAATAGGGAAGAAAAAACTTTTTTTGTCAAATAGGGAAGCAAACTTTAAGAAATgtccaaataaggaattctctcctgAAGTTGCCATCTCGAGTCAGCTAAAGTTGCGATGAAAAAACCTTTGGGTTGctttgcttaaaatccgaacgtttgggAGATATCGACGTCCAATATTTAATGAAAAAATATAAACTGTAGCGTGTGCACACGCGCGCACAAAAAGGAAACAAAACCAGGACTAGAGAGAAGTATAACACACAACAAAGGCTACAGTGACTCTACACACATTTATGCTACACTGCGCTGGCCCGATGGAAAAGAATGATGCGCTATGCTACAGTACGTGATGTGCTAGTATGCAGAGTTTTGTTTTTAAGGGGGCACACAACATTCTAAAACCTTCTGTAGTTTAGGAATTACAAAGGTTTGAACCTGGTAACACTTTACTCACTGATAAAGTCCATAATCAAGTTCTATGAAATAACTAGCCACTAGGTAGAATTTAAATGGCAAGCACTCAAAATAATGTGACACCTAGTTTTTACAACAACTCACAAGCTTATATGAGACAACTGGGCAGAATTAGACTGATAAGCACAACAAAACACCGCAATAACTATGTTTTAGAACAATCGACAAGTTTATACGAGACAACACGACAACTGTACAACAAGACACTACGGCAACTAGTTTCTACAATAAGTAACAAGCTTTTTGAGACAATGTGACAACTAGGTAGAATTAAGATGACAAGCACGGGAAAACATTATGGCAACTAGATTTTATAAGCACTAATAAACTTTATGAAACAACATGTCGATTAGGTAGAATTAAAATGGAGAGCGCATAAAAACAGTGTGGCAACTAGATTTATAAGCACTAGGGGTGGGCATATAACCCGAAAACCGAACGACCGAACCGAGTTAACCTGGACCGAAGACGAAGTGACTGGAACTGATTTATTCGGTACTTCGCTCGGTTAGCGATTCTGTGAAAGTGAATTTACTTTGGTAATTTCGGTCTACACACTAGGTCCACCGAATTGACCGAATCACTGAGGCCCACCTCTATCTCGCGTGTCCTCCATAAATTAGTTCACGTTCGTACGCTCTGTGTTGAGGTAATAGCACCCCAGGTACCCTAACTTGCACagaatgtgatgatttagtcccaaaCTTGCAAAACTTGACTCCACCATACCTCAACTTGCACctcatgtgatgatttagtcccagGCCAATCACAGCTCGACAATTGGCAGCCAGGTGGCTGGACCGGTCAGCGCACGCACTTTTGTAGAAACCCCCCTGCCGCCGCGTGCCAGGGGCCTCGAAGACGCGATCCAGGAGATGCTCGGCCAGCTCGGCCTCCGCGAGCCGGAGCCAGAGCGGCGCACCACCAACCACTATCCCTCCCCGCCGTCGCGCATGGAGCTCCACACCATGGCCCTCTCGGAGACGATCCACTAGATGAGCGCGTTCCCCGACGCGCGGCACGAGGTCTACTCCTGGGAGTTCTACAAGGCCTACCTCCGGTCGCCCTGGCCCATCGACCCGCCGTCGGCGACGAGCGCAGTGCCTCTCCATGTGGCGCAGCTGGGGGCGGCGATGAGGGGCCGCTACCCTTACCTCGCGGACGAGGTGGCGAGGCTGGCGAGGTCCAAGACGGCGGAGCAGCGTGCGGCGCTGGGCAGGAGGTTGCTGCAGATGGACGCTGCCGCGCTGGGCTCGCCGGAAGATCGGTTGAAGGAAGCCACGCGGGCCGGGAAGGAGGCCATGCTGGCCAAGCTGCAGTCGAAGGTGCGCTACgccagggccaggattcaggcggaGGCCATGGTCGAAACCGTCAAGTCTGCCGCTCCCAACCAGAAATGATTTAGGTACTACTAGTAGTATGGGTCAGGCTATGGTGGAATGCTGATTAATTAGGAGGCAAGGTGAAGTTAATTTCGTTTCATGGATGGGTCTTATGTGTGTAATCTCCAAAGCTAAATGTATGACTTAACCCAATTTGATCGGGAACTTAAATCTACAGTCCTGCTCATGCGCGATCTGTTCTGCATTCATCTTCTTTTCACTATGTGGAATGTAAATGTAAATGTAGAGTACTAGTTTTGCTGATTCTTGACACATTTTTTGCCAAAATTTCTACGTTCGCAGACGAAGAGAACAAAGGATACAATACTTATGAACAGAGTAAATTGAGAAAGTGGTCATTCAGGCCAGAGTAGATTCAAGTCTATATTGATGCAAATAGCCCTAAATATTGCTAGCTAGATACATTAGACATGTCCACGATACAAAGTGCAAGGTCACCTCCTGATCAACATTTCTTCCATAGTTCGATCCAAGCCTGATACTAGTAGCCACTATAGCAAATGGCTTCCATTTGCATTGCATCTGCACATGACAGAAAGATCAACCAACTTTGCCACCTGACCATCTCAACCATGGCCTCCGTGTCGACCCTGGCCTTGGCGTACTGCACCTCCGCCTCCAGCTTGGCCTGCATCGCCTCCTTGCCGGCCTACGTTGCCTCGCTGAACTCTGCTTCCAGGGCGGCCAGCGTGGCAGCTTTCGCCTGCAGCAAGCCTCTACTCAGCACCTCACGCTGCTCTACCGCCTTCTCCATCCTGGCCACCTCGTCGGCGAGGTAAGGATAGTGTTCCTGGACGGCCCTAGCCCCGCCGTCCCAGCGGcgtccggcagcggcggcgggtcGATGGGCCTGGGCGCCTGGAGGTACGCCTTGAAGAAGTCCCCGATGTAGAGGGCGTAGCGCTCGTCGGCGAATGCTCCCATGGCCAGCGTGGCCTTCAGGACGCCCCTGATGTTGCGCTCCACCCGCGAAGGctcctccaccggcgacgcctcctCCGGCTGCGGCGGCGAGGAGTGCTGCTTGGAGGTGCCCGGCTCCGCCTCCGCCTCAGCTTCTTGCGGCTGCGATTCCGGTTCCGGTCTCGTTTGGGGTTGCGGCAGCAGCGGtggtggagacggagacggaggaggaggcggcgtggTGGCATCACCGGCAGGCCCTTTCCCATCGAGGGCGAGCTTGTCCACCGGCGCCGGCGCATCTCTAGTGAGCGCGAGCAGACGCAGCGCATCCAGGCACGTCTGGGCCTGGGCGGCGGCCTCCTCGAACGGACGCCAACTTGTGAGCTCTGTCGCCCCGCCAGCCCGTGAACCCTCCTCGAACGGACGCCAACTCGATTCCGACGTCTTTAATTCAGGTGGAGGTGAGTGCGGGTTGATTAGAGGAAATggtagggggttttctgtaaaagtgAGTGCGCTGACCGGTCCAGCCACCTGGCTGCCAATTGTCGAGCTGTGATTGGCctgggactaaatcatcacatgagGTGCAAGTTGGGGTATGGTGAAGTCAAGTTTTGCAAGTTTAGAACTAAATCATCACGTTTTGTGCAAGTTAGGGTACCTGGGGTGCTATCACCTCCTGTGTGTTGCCAGCCCCTGCAAACAGTGTCGTAGGCTGGTCGCTTTGTCCCCCTGATTCTCTCCTTAATTCGAACGCCCATCTGCTTTCTTTCTTTTAGTGAACCTACTAGGTGTTGTTTGCTGCTGCCTGCTGTCTCGGTCGCCTcgttatctttttttttctttcagcAAAACACGTGTTTTTATCTAGCCCACACAAACCGCAGCTCTCAGCCCAGCGGAGACAAACAAGTAGTAGCAGCTACTATCCCATCCGGCCAGCCCAACCCAGCCTAGCGCGGTAGTGCCCAGGCAGCCAGGCCCTCTTGTCATGCACGATGTCAAGGTGTATTTGGGCCTTGACGAATGAAACTCTTGTGTCGAAGATGACGGAAAATGTGGAGCCATGTGCGAAGAACTGGTTGTTTGAACTTCATGAGGCACTAGACCACGCGGGTTTTACGAGAATGGTCGTCACAGTATGGGCTGTGTGGTATGCAAGGTGCAAGGCAATCTATGAATCTTTATTCCAAAATCCacaccagactatatcctttgtagACTCTTATCTTCAGGAGCGACAACAAATTCCCACTTGTGAACCGAGAGTGCAGGTACATCCGGTACCAGGGTAGCAACGTCGATGGATCTCACCTCCAGCTGGCTTCAATAAGATCAATGTGGATGGTGCACTAGCTAGCAAGGAACAGGCGAGTGGGAGTGGCTGCTGCAGTTTGTCGAGATTCAAATGGCAATTTTCTTGGCTCGTTAGCAGTTGTGTTTGGGGGCATCCGAGACCCGGTGACTCTGGAGATATACGCATGTCGGGAGGCTCTATCTTTGGCGGAAGATCTGCACGAGCAGAATATCATGGTTGCCTCAGATTGTCAAGGTGTGGTGCAAGATGCCAACGAAGGGACAGGAGGTCCCAATGCAGCTGTTATACATGAAATAATAGACCGCAGAGCTAGTTTTTCTTCTTGCTCGTTTGTGTTTGAGCAAAGGAACTTTAACTTCGAGGCTCATAATCTCGCTAAATTTGCGTGTAATTGagatataggtaggcatgtttgGTTGGGCACTCCTCATGACCCAAACCGTGTACCTATGAACATTGTCTTGAATCAATAAAGTGAgcgagatttctcaaaaaaaaaagccaGGCCCGACCTGCTCGAACTGTTCGGTGCAAAACCGAATAGCGGACCTATCGATCCGAGCACCGAAGGCTCAGTTTCTTTTATTGCCAAAGACCGATCAGTGGACGTTTTTATAGGAACCGAAAAAGCTAAAACACCGAAGTACCGAACCGTTCAGTTTGGGGGAACCAAACGCCATTAAGCACCAACAATGTCTGCACAAAACTCCATCGAAAAATTATGGTAATTAAGTTATTTTTTCTTTGGCAACTATGTAGTTAATATTATGATGAGTGGAACAATGTGGCAAGTAAGGGTGAAAAAAAATAGTTACCCAAACATGTCGACATAGGATCTAGTTCAAAGATCTCGTTGCGACAAAGTCAACGGTGAAAACAGATCATTGATTGTATTAACTATTTTAAAGATAAAACTTTTGAATTGCAGTCATTAGAGNNNNNNNNNNNNNNNNNNNNNNNNNNNNNNNNNNNNNNNNNNNNNNNNNNNNNNNNNNNNNNNNNNNNNNNNNNNNNNNNNNNNNNNNNNNNNNNNNNNNNNNNNNNNNNNNNNNNNNNNNNNNNNNNNNNNNNNNNNNNNNNNNNNNNNNNNNNNNNNNNNNNNNNNNNNNNNNNNNNNNNNNNNNNNNNNNNNNNNNNNNNNNNNNNNNNNNNNNNNNNNNNNNNNNNNNNNNNNNNNNNNNNNNNNNNNNNNNNNNNNNNNNNNNNNNNNNNNNNNNNNNNNNNNNNNNNNNNNNNNNNNNNNNNNNNNNNNNNNNNNNNNNNNNNNNNNNNNNNNNNNNNNNNNNNNNNNNNNNNNNNNNNNNNNNNNNNNNNNNNNNNNNNNNNNNNNNNNNNNNNNNNNNNNNNNNNNNNNNNNNNNNNNNNNNNNNAGCCCTATAGAGAGTACTCCTAGGATGCATTTGGTAGGTTGGGCAGGATGAAAATGGGATGTTTGGTTGCCTGCAAGCAGGCCTGGCTCTCATCGCTAGGGCACTTAAAGCGCCCCAGAGCCTGGCTCGCTGGAAACGCTCGAATCGGCCGTTTCCAGTGAGCCAGACTGAGTTGAGTGGAAAAAGAAGACACGGTGTAGGGCATGGTGCATGGGGGATCTGGTCGGAGATGGGGGAGGGGAAAATCGGCCAAGACGGGATGGCGCGAAATATACCCTCACCACCTCATTTACTAAATCATTCACATATACATGGTTTGAATACTTGGCTCGCTCTCGctttttgcgccattggcgcaacgggtcatctagtatcACAAATACAAAGCAAGCACAAGAAACGCTGTGATGCCACTGCAATTATTCTTTGAAGTCAACCCCTTTGGATTCGACTAATTAAAAAAGGTAGAAGATAATtgcccacttaatttgtagaaaatCGGGCAGACATTTCGCCAATGGCACTTTCATTGGCTCCTGTTACCTCGGCATCCAGATGACAAAAGCAATCCAATATTTGGCTAAAAAATAaccacatactccctccattccgttatgtaaggtgtattattttcagcACGGTGACCAAGGCACGTAATTATAGACATGTTAGGACTAAATTATCCTTTGCAAATTTGTTGATTAGTGGTAAGTAAATCAATTAGTCCAGTAAAGTAAGACATGCATGCAATCGACAGAGAGATACTTTCTTTCTTTTGCTACAAAGAGAGATCTAGACAATCAGGGAAGGGATACTTTCCATTTTTCTGGAGGGCTAACAAGTGAATTATGAGGAATTAGATGAAATATGCCTTATATTATGGAactttatcaaaaaacaaatacaccttatataaaggaacggagagagtatataACATGTTGGAAGACCTAGAATACCCAGCAACCATAATTCATCATGTCCCTACTCTTAGCTAGCCTAAGTTGAGAAACTAGCTGAGATCAACCATCACACACATAAAGCGGACCTGTGCGTGCACACCCACTATCTAAAACATGATCTCGGAACTCATTTGCCCACTGCTTACTGACAATGAGTGCGGGTCTTTTCCGGATAACATCGGTGTCTCCAAAATACTTTGTCTCAACACATTAACATAGCAGGGACCAAAGATGGCAGGTCCCCAAAACAAAACAAGGCCTTGATTAATAGAGATCAGCGACGTTCGATGCTGATTTTCGCATTGCCGGCAATCAGTTTCAACGCCTGCAGCAAAGCATCGCCCCTGGAATCTTTCTTCTGGCAGTGGATAATGATCGTCTCGATGAAAGGGTGGCTGCTTCCTGAGCCCGACGGCAGTGCTCCCCTTGCTAGCGGCAAAGCAGATTCGGATTTCTTACAGCTCCTACATTCCTCCTGCAAAGTGTCAATCAACATTAAGGTAGTATAAATCAGTAAGGTCCTAAGAGGTTCTAGTGTTCTAGCAGGTTCTGAGTGGGTACCATTTCAAGCTTTATACTTAGCTCCTTCAGCTTGGGGGAGCGATGTAGAATGCGACGCAGCGGGTACAAGTCAGCAGCCATGCACCAATCACCCAGCACCAGACTTGTCAGGTTGCTAAACACCAGGCATGTCAGCAAATCTCTCTCAAATGTGAGCTTCGTATTCATCGGAGACGACATCAAAATGATCAAAGAGAGTGAGTTGAATAGCTTGATTATTCGATATTTCTATGCTAGCTTGACAGTGGGTTGAATAGTTTGAAAAAGTGAAGATCCTCTGGATTTAAATCCGAGAAGCAACTACATAACAAATCTAACTAAGGAAGCAAATACATTCATCTAAACTTCATGtatatgaaaatcaaaggatgtagTTCGTACCTCAGGTAAGGGCGCATGCAACTCCAAGGTTGTGGCATTTGAGAGTCCATCAAGTAGACGATAATCCAGTATTGAGCCGCCTGAAGTATGATAGTAGTCATACCTCAGTCTAATCGAAGCTGTTACTAGAGAAGACAGATCCCTAGTTACTACAGCGCCCGAATGACATGATTGTTCATCGATAGAGAGATGAGTAAGGTTGCTAGCACAAATTACGAGACCCTTGATGATAAGGCAGCGAATGAGATGAAGAACCTTGAGTGACCACGATGAGATCTCCTTCAGGTCCCACAAATCGCTCTGCTCTATCTCTAAATGTTCAAGAACTGGGCACTCGCAGTTCAGCAGCCTAACGAACCCCCCTCTCAAGACGAGAGATCGGAGCCTGATTGTTTTGAGGTGCTGAGCAGGAAACATGGCTGTGCTATCCAAAAGGGCATATCCAGAAACATGAAGGTGACGAGCTTTTTGCATGATGGCATGACGAACCCACTCACAACACGTGAAAGTATCAACATTGTTGGCAAGGATCCGGGCTTCATCCAAGGAAGTAGCACCGTCCCGCAAGAGTAGCAGGTGGTCCCCGAACTTCTTCAGCTTGCCGTAATCCTTAAAGTCATGGTGGTCGATGCGGATGTATGGCGTAGAGGCCCAGAGATTGCGCCACCTCGTCGAGAGCAGACTTGTGCGCACGACCTCCGGCATGGGCAGGAAGgacatcatgtggtggagcagctcGTCGGGAAGGCTGCTGACCCTATCAACACCATTGGTGGTGCGTCGTGTGCTCTTGGAACTGCAGGGGGTCGAAGCTAGTTCGGACATTCCGTCGAACAGGCTGCCTGCATGAATCGAGGAAGGCAGTGCATAAATAACTCGAAACAACAGATATAGACAATACTAGTAACAATCTAGTGGCCGAATTACGAAGCCTCTTGATAGGCAGACCCAATGGAATCAGTTTGTCCCTTGTTAGTTAGTTAGATCTGCTGCCCTTGTAACTAGCTAGCTAGGGTTTTACCCTCCGATTTCCATTACTACGAACGACCGAGAAGAAACTAAAGGAACACGCACTGACCTGACCTGCAAGCAGTGGTTgctggcacggcggcggcggcgtccgatcGACGCGTCGGCGAGAAGGCGGCGGCGCCTGTCTCTCTCGCCCTCACACTCACCAGGCCTTGTAAAGCAAAGTCCACTTCTTTGAGCAGCAGCTATAACTAACAAATGGCCAGGCCCATTGAAGGAAAACGAGCCGAATGTGATGAAAATGCATGCCATGCATtgaatggttaggaggacagtcacATCCACAACCCACCAGAGTTTAAGTTCTAGACTTAACAttggtgctcgcatttttctgGATGTTCTTTCTGTGGGAAGAGATGTTCCCGTCGACTGCGAGGCACCTACGGTgatttcgtaaaatctcaagatgttatgccggcttagtctctcggaggtgctcatacggTAGGGTATGCGTGGGTTCATAGGAagtgtatgcttatgtatgtgagCGACTTCAATTATATTGTGTTAAAAAAATTCATGCCATGTGGGACACCATTACTTTTCCTGTCTATGGCCCGAGCTTGATTACATTGGACAGTGAAAAAAGATGTGTCTAGGGCTCATTCACATGTGAAATATTTAAGTAGTATTATTTTTGTCTAAAAaaattgtcttagatttgtctagatatggatgtatttaGTCACGTATCGTATCTAGACATGGATATTTTTAGTCATGTTTTAGTGTAAGATACATTTGTATTTGTAtcggacaaatttaagacaagaattttgggacggagtgaGTATTTGTTTATGGCCCTATGTTTGTCTTTCTGTCTGTTTTTTTACTGTTGAGCGAGATTATTTTTTGGCCCGTTATGTTAGTTCAAACATTAAAAAAATCACAATATGTGAGCGCGGCAGGGATCGACACGATTagacttactccctccgtccgggtttgttAGGCCTAAAAACAACTTCTCTTAGACTAAGatacatagtaatttgctcacattgaTTTTTCATTctactcccaatgcactctctcacatgcatgcaaccaatgaaaaagcacgcatgaagtgtattaacttcccagccatggcaccaacaacaatgactTTCAATGTATCCAATGAAATATTTGCATGCATGCACATTTCCAAAACGAGAccttataaaaagggacatgcttgtgatgctaaGAGGCCTAATAAATCCGAACAGGAGGGAGTAGCTACTATGTAGCTTCCTAATGAAGTCATTAGCAGGCACAAAGAGACTTCTTTGGAACTTCAAAACACGACTATTTTTAAAAGTGAGTATTTTCTGAAATGCGATCCTTTTAAAAAAAATCCAATATTTtttaagaacattttttgaaaacacaaaGTTTTTTTGAATCtttgaatcatttttgaaaatatgaacattttttaacatgTACATGTTTTGTAAACATCAACAATTTTTTGAAActccgaacaaaatttgaaaatgcaAAATTTAAGTATGACATCATCCTACATCAGCAGATAAACAACTTTGGAATAGTTTGGATTACTTATCACATGTGTCACGTGGTCACATGAGTAGATAAACAAAGCCCCACTTTTGCATCGTTTGCTTGTTTTATCTCATTTTCTCGTTGTTTGTTTGTCACCCACGGCACCCAGCCTAGAATGGCTCGAGCTTCTCCGACTGACCGGGCCCATTGATGTCAAACTGACAACTAGCGGTCGCGCGCAACAAAGAATGTGCCGCGGGTACTACGATTCAAACTGCATACCTCCTGTTGGAGCACACATCTTGCTAGCCACTGCAACTGACGAGTTCTCGTGACTGATGAGTAGCGCGAGATCTAAAGAACTAATGGCAGCGGCGTAACTGAACATTACATGAAAAATTGTGAATAATTTTTCAAATTTTGTACACTTGTTCGAAATTAGGAATTTTTTTGTCAAATGCAAGTAATTTCTAAAATTGCTAAAACttttaaaaaaatatgaaattttaaaattctcgaacattttttgaatttttaaacaAAACCTGAAGATTATAACATATATACTATGATATTCTGGATGAAACTGGAAACATTAATATATTTTGTATCAGTGAACATAATCTTTTTTtaagtgaacattttttaaaatttctgaactttttttaaaacaaCATTTTTGAATTGGTGAACAAACTAgccttatctctactcctaatggagcagttggtagtcttcgccggtcaattttcgtcccacctcccctgATTTTTTTTGGTAGTCTTCGTCGCTGCCGCCCCCGCCACC
Above is a window of Triticum dicoccoides isolate Atlit2015 ecotype Zavitan chromosome 5B, WEW_v2.0, whole genome shotgun sequence DNA encoding:
- the LOC119305889 gene encoding F-box/FBD/LRR-repeat protein At5g22660-like, with protein sequence MLSLELKLWWVVDLLLKEVDFALQGLVSVRARETGAAAFSPTRRSDAAAAVPATTACRSGSLFDGMSELASTPCSSKSTRRTTNGVDRVSSLPDELLHHMMSFLPMPEVVRTSLLSTRWRNLWASTPYIRIDHHDFKDYGKLKKFGDHLLLLRDGATSLDEARILANNVDTFTCCEWVRHAIMQKARHLHVSGYALLDSTAMFPAQHLKTIRLRSLVLRGGFVRLLNCECPVLEHLEIEQSDLWDLKEISSWSLKVLHLIRCLIIKGLVICASNLTHLSIDEQSCHSGAVVTRDLSSLVTASIRLRYDYYHTSGGSILDYRLLDGLSNATTLELHAPLPELTFERDLLTCLVFSNLTSLVLGDWCMAADLYPLRRILHRSPKLKELSIKLEMEECRSCKKSESALPLARGALPSGSGSSHPFIETIIIHCQKKDSRGDALLQALKLIAGNAKISIERR